One genomic window of Monodelphis domestica isolate mMonDom1 chromosome 1, mMonDom1.pri, whole genome shotgun sequence includes the following:
- the LOC130456524 gene encoding uncharacterized protein LOC130456524 — MDLDLGVYIKYRLDGSLFDLRCLTAKTKTTERLILEALFADNCALMAHQENHLQTIVDRFSTATKLFGLTISLRKTEVLFQPAPGRPTNQPCITIDSTQLSNVNTFNYLGSIIANDGSLDHEINARIQKASQALGRLRCKVPQHRGVSTATKLKVYNAVVLSSLLYGCETWTLCRKHMKQLEQFHQCSLQSIMRIRWQDRITSQEVLDRANSTSIEVLVLKTQL, encoded by the coding sequence atggatctagacctgggcgtctacatcaaataccgactagatggctcactattcgaccttcgctgcctgactgcaaaaacaaagacaacagagagactcatcctggaagctctctttgcagataactgtgctctcatggcccaccaagaaaatcatctccaaaccattgtggacaggttctccaccgcaacaaaactgtttggcctgactatcagcctcaggaaaacagaggtgctgttccaacctgcaccagggaggccaactaaccagccgtgcataactatagacagcacacagctttctaatgtcaacactttcaattATCTGGGCAGCatcatcgccaacgatgggtccctagaccacgagatcaatgccaggatccaaaaggccagccaggcactcgggcggctgcgctgcaaagtcccccaacacagaggtgtaagcactgcgacgaagctcaaagtgtacaacgcagtggtcctcagttcgctcctgtacggttgtgagacatggacactgtgccggaagcacatgaaacagctggagcaattccaccaatgctccctccagtcaatcatgaggatccgatggcaggaccgaatcaccagccaggaagtcctcgacagagccaactccaccagcatcgaagtcctggtcctcaaaacccagctatga